A region of Ornithorhynchus anatinus isolate Pmale09 chromosome 5, mOrnAna1.pri.v4, whole genome shotgun sequence DNA encodes the following proteins:
- the LOC100075859 gene encoding LOW QUALITY PROTEIN: ATP-dependent RNA helicase DDX19B (The sequence of the model RefSeq protein was modified relative to this genomic sequence to represent the inferred CDS: inserted 2 bases in 2 codons; deleted 1 base in 1 codon) — translation MLSQVEPLNKYPQCLCLXPTYELALQTGKVIEQMGKFYPELKLAYAVRGNKLERGQKVSEHIVIGTPGTVLDWCFKLKFIDPKKIKVFVLDEADVMIATQGHQDQSIRIQRMLPRDCQMLLFSATFEDSVWKFAQKVVPDPNIIKLKREEETLDTIKQYYVLCSNRDEKFQALCNLYGAITIAQAMIFCHTRKTAGWLAGELSREGHQVALLSGEMMVEQRAAVIEXFRAGKEKVLVTTNVCARGIDVEQVSVVINFDLPVDKDGNPDNETYLHRIGRTGRFGKRGLAVNMIDSKHSMNILNRIQEHFNKKIDRLDTDDLDEIEKIAN, via the exons ATGCTCAGCCAGGTGGAACCCTTGAACAAGTACCCGCAG TGTCTGTGCC TCCCCACGTACGAGCTGGCTCTCCAGACGGGAAAAGTGATCGAACAGATGGGCAAGTTTTATCCTGAGCTCAAACTTGCATATGCCGTCCGAGGCAATAAAT TGGAGCGAGGTCAGAAAGTATCAGAGCATATTGTGATCGGGACTCCCGGCACGGTCCTGGACTGGTGTTTC AAGCTGAAGTTCATCGACCCCAAGAAGATCAAAGTGTTCGTCCTGGACGAGGCCGATGTGATGATCGCCACCCAAGGCCACCAAGACCAGAGCATACGCATCCAGAG AATGCTCCCGAGAGACTGCCAGATGCTGCTCTTCTCAGCGACCTTTGAAGATTCAGTGTGGAAGTTTGCCCAGAAAGTCGTCCCCGACCCCAACATCATCAAGCTGAAGCGAGAAGAGGAGACGTTAGACACCATCAAGCAGTATTACGTGCTCTGCAGTAATCGAGACGAGAAGTTCCAGGCGCTCTGTAACCTGTACGGGGCCATCACTATTGCTCAAGCTATGATTTTCTGTCAC ACTCGCAAAACGGCTGGCTGGCTGGCAGGAGAGCTGTCACGAGAAGGCCATCAGGTGGCCCTGTTAAGTGGCGAGATGATGGTGGAGCAGAGAGCCGCAGTGATCG CGTTCAGAGCGGGCAAAGAGAAAGTGTTGGTGACCACCAATGTGTGTGCCAGAG GTATCGATGTCGAGCAGGTGTCTGTGGTGATCAACTTCGACCTGCCGGTGGACAAGGACGGGAATCCAGATAACGAGACGTACCTACACCGGATCGGGCGCACTGGCCGCTTCGGCAAGCGAGGCCTGGCGGTGAACATGATCGACAGCAAGCACAGCATGAACATCCTTAACCGGATCCAAGAACATTTCA ATAAGAAGATAGACAGACTGGATACGGATGATTTGGATGAGATTGAGAAAATAGCCAACTGA